From Pseudomonas hormoni:
TGCCGGGGTCCTGGTGTCGGTCATCGCCTACTTCCCCTTCCTTTACTTGCCGATTGCGGCCACCTTGCGCCGGCTCGACCCGGCCATTGAAGATGTCGCGGAATCAATGGGGCTCAAGCCCTGGGCGGTGTTTTTTCGGGTGGTGCTGCCGCAGTTGCGCCTGGCCATCTGTGGCGGTGCCTTGCTGGTCGGGCTGCACTTGCTGGCCGAATATGGCCTGTACGCGATGATCCGCTTCGACACCTTCACCACGGCGATCTTCGATCAGTTCAAGTCCACCTTCAATGGCCCCGCCGCCAACATGCTGGCCGGCGTGCTCGCTCTGTGCTGCCTGGTGATGCTGACCGTCGAATCGGCGGCGCGTGGCCATGCGCGGTATGCCCGGGTCGGTTCGGGCAGTGCCCGGGAACAGCGCGTCGTGCGCTTGAAAACCGGTTCGACCGTACTTGCGCTGACCTTGCTGATGGTGACCTGCGCCCTGGCGCTGGGGGTGCCGTTGATCACCTTGGGCAAATGGCTGATCGCGGGTGGCGCGAATGTCTGGCAGATGGCCGAGCTGATGCCGGCGCTGCAACAGACACTACTGCTCGGCGTCGCGGGGGCGGTGCTCACCACCTGCGCCGCCATCCCGATTGCGTGGTTGTCGATTCGCTCGCCGGGCCGGCTGCAACGGGTGCTGGAAAGCTGTAACTACATCACCAGTTCATTGCCGGGCATTGTCGTCGCCCTGGCCTTGGTGACGGTCACGGTGCATTTCGCCCGACCGATTTATCAGACCACGATCACCGTGCTGCTGGCGTACCTGCTGATGTTCTTGCCCCGCGCCCTCGTGAGTTTGCGTGCCGGCATCGCGCAGGCGCCGGTGGAGCTGGAAAATATCGCTCGTAGCCTCGGTCGCTCGCCCGGTCGGGCGCTGTGGCTGATCACCTTGCGGCTGGCCGCGCCCGGTGCTGCCGCGGGCGCCGCGCTGGTGTTTCTCGCGATCAGCAATGAATTGACCGCCACGTTGCTGCTGGCCCCGAACGGCACCCGCACGCTGGCGACCG
This genomic window contains:
- a CDS encoding ABC transporter permease, which produces MPETLPAGVAAAIPEHLRRRSRGLFAGRGGAWVIGLSVLISLLALLPIAFVIGVSVQTGWATLASLMFRPRVGELLINTVLLVAITIPLCIVLGVTLAWLTERSDLPGRRSWSLLSIAPLAVPAFVHSYAWVSLVPPIHGLFAGVLVSVIAYFPFLYLPIAATLRRLDPAIEDVAESMGLKPWAVFFRVVLPQLRLAICGGALLVGLHLLAEYGLYAMIRFDTFTTAIFDQFKSTFNGPAANMLAGVLALCCLVMLTVESAARGHARYARVGSGSAREQRVVRLKTGSTVLALTLLMVTCALALGVPLITLGKWLIAGGANVWQMAELMPALQQTLLLGVAGAVLTTCAAIPIAWLSIRSPGRLQRVLESCNYITSSLPGIVVALALVTVTVHFARPIYQTTITVLLAYLLMFLPRALVSLRAGIAQAPVELENIARSLGRSPGRALWLITLRLAAPGAAAGAALVFLAISNELTATLLLAPNGTRTLATGFWALTSEIDYAAAAPYALLMILLSLPLTGLLYHQSKRTAGR